The Hypomesus transpacificus isolate Combined female chromosome 3, fHypTra1, whole genome shotgun sequence genome has a window encoding:
- the spint1a gene encoding kunitz-type protease inhibitor 1a has protein sequence MTFKMTYFPIGLSAAIVLLQLFFVGCSEGQDFGEQCLEKYKKGRQNFILDADDSVNDGATFIASPKVQSHKDCVRSCCKDPKCNVAFMETAEEEGLIKSCFLFDCLYKKEYVCRFVKKTGYTSYILDSVHESHLADKVPPNEDDLPPLADAGQDRVVQPQDMLILNGVKSKDDKALASFEWHQEAGDSTAIIEKTSFDDEISVSNLKPGMYKFKLTVTDSSGQTDSTVVTVLVLTPEQSEDHCMVPMKVGPCRSSYPRWHYNAASRKCEPFTFGGCLPNANNYMTEDECRNACRGMSENHLAGRSGPLPAPKGEMCGKPCGSGQFNCSNGCCLDAGLECDSVEQCSDGSDEASCEYLNNKFKILLQIPVDEQKVRCTETPDTGNCRDSFTRWYYNPLHQKCYRFNYGGCLGNENRFDDKETCMRTCRTVTEQDVYSRKEIFEYQNDKNTSVVVIAVLLGVAIFILLGVLCYCFLKGRSKKQPQHQRPAASQLTSMEDTQRLVYNATTKPV, from the exons ATGACTTTTAAAATGACTTATTTTCCAATTGGATTATCAGCAGCCATTGTGTTGCTTCAGTTATTTTTTGTTGGCTGTTCGGAGGGCCAGGATTTTGGGGAACAATGTTTAGAAAAATACAAGAAGGGTCGTCAGAATTTTATTCTCGACGCAGACGACTCCGTCAACGATGGTGCGACATTTATCGCCTCACCGAAAGTTCAGAGCCACAAGGATTGCGTCCGTTCCTGTTGTAAAGACCCGAAGTGCAATGTTGCATTCATGGAAACAGCCGAGGAGGAGGGTCTTATCAAGTCGTGTTTTCTCTTTGATTGCCTATATAAGAAGGAATACGTCTGTCGATTCGTCAAGAAGACTGGATACACAAGCTACATCCTAGACAGCGTTCATGAGAGTCACCTTGCAGATAAAGTGCCACCCA ATGAGGACGACCTTCCCCCGCTGGCGGACGCCGGACAGGACCGCGTGGTCCAGCCCCAGGACATGCTGATTCTCAACGGGGTCAAGAGCAAAGACGACAAGGCCTTGGCCTCCTTCGAGTGGCACCAGGAGGCCGGGGACTCGACTGCCATCATAGAG AAAACCAGCTTCGATGATGAAATCTCGGTGTCCAACCTGAAGCCTGGGATGTACAAGTTCAAGCTGACCGTCACTGACTCCAGCGGGCAGACAGACTCCACAGTGGTGACGGTCCTGGTGCTGACCCCAGAGCAGTCTGAAG ACCACTGCATGGTGCCCATGAAGGTGGGTCCGTGCCGCAGCTCGTACCCCAGGTGGCACTACAACGCCGCCTCCAGGAAGTGTGAACCCTTCACCTTCGGGGGGTGCTTGCCCAACGCCAACAACTACATGACTGAGGACGAGTGCAGGAACGCCTGCCGAGGAATGTCTg AAAACCACCTTGCTGGCCGCAGTGGGCCTCTACCAGCACCTAAAG gcgAGATGTGTGGGAAGCCGTGTGGGTCAGGCCAGTTTAACTGCTCCAACGGCTGCTGTCTGGACGCGGGGCTGGAGTGTGACTCTGTGGAGCAGTGCAGCGACGGCTCAGACGAGGCCTCCTGCGAGTACC TGAATAACAAGTTTAAGATTCTTCTGCAGATTCCTGTTGATGAACAAAAAG TTCGCTGTACGGAGACTCCGGACACAGGCAACTGCAGAGACAGTTTCACCCGATGGTACTACAACCCTCTCCACCAGAAATGCTACCGCTTCAATTACGGCGGTTGCCTAGGCAACGAAAACAGGTTTGATGACAAGGAGACGTGCATGAGGACGTGCAGGACGGTGACAG AACAGGACGTGTACTCCAGGAAAGAGATCTTCGAATACCAGAATGATAAGAACACGTCAG TGGTGGTGATTGCAGTGCTGCTGGGCGTGGCCATATTCATCCTGCTGGGGGTTCTGTGCTACTGCTTCCTGAAGGGGAGGAGTAAGAAGCAGCCCCAGCACCAGCGACCTGCTGCCTCCCAGCTCACCTCCATGGAGGACACCCAGAGGCTGGTGTACAACGCCACCACCAAGCCTGTCTGA